The sequence below is a genomic window from Candidatus Cloacimonadota bacterium.
GAGATGCAACCTATAGTAAGAATACTTTTGATTTAATGACTTTTCGAGATTTCAATATTACAACAGTAGAAGATGATTTTGGAAATAAGAAAGAATTGGAATGTAATGAAAGATATTATGTGCCTTCTGAAATTACGTGGTTATTAAAATCACTCGAATTTAAAAAGATTGATATTTATGGAGCAAAACTCGGAGCCTTTTCAAGAAATGATAAACTTACAACGGAAGATTTTGAGATGCTGGTCATTGCTGAAAAGTAATGGCTCACTCCATCGCACAACAGCGTGTATACGCTCCTCTCCCGTTGGTCGCTCCGGGCTTCGCCACATTTTCACCTGCGCTACGCTTCCGGTGAAAACATCGTATACACCCGAAACGCTATCAGACCATGTTTGGCAGAAAGAATTTTTAAATAACATATAATTAATAACAAGGAGTTAAATATGATGGTTGATAAAAACAAACGCGTATGCCCTGTTGAAATAGCCGATGGACTCGATAATAGGGTTAGAAGATTATTGCAGAATCCACAAAGAATATTAGGGAATTATGTAAAAGAGGGGATGACAGCTTTGGATTTAGGTTGTGGTCCGGGATTTTTCTCAGTTGAAATGGCTAAAATGGTTGGGGAATCCGGTATGGTTATTGCTGTAGACTTACAGGAGGGGATGCTTCAAAA
It includes:
- a CDS encoding methyltransferase domain-containing protein, whose protein sequence is MMVDKNKRVCPVEIADGLDNRVRRLLQNPQRILGNYVKEGMTALDLGCGPGFFSVEMAKMVGESGMVIAVDLQEGMLQ